From Marmota flaviventris isolate mMarFla1 chromosome X, mMarFla1.hap1, whole genome shotgun sequence, the proteins below share one genomic window:
- the Hmgn5 gene encoding high mobility group nucleosome-binding domain-containing protein 5 produces the protein MPKRKAAGQSDVKQEPKRRSARLSAMPVPIIPELKPKRSSTSRKITENDMMGKNIDTNAKAVVEDKQDEVVEAKNNENAENGEAKIIEVPVPAKELGEIKEENIKEDEEEKETVAAEGKKDEKDPKDEDQNKEEKGEDGKEDQDEKDKEQDRNEDKDTNEKGEDGTKEDQKEQEGKEQEGEEGKGKKEDGKEDKDGISKGDDREGEDRKEKGDGKDDEDGEKEEDRQEKDDKEKDETEEEDGKGKEDEEEEEEDRNEDEGKNEEENGKDSEEDGKDEEGGKEEEAKEEEKEKEEEEGKEEKEGKEEKVGKEEGKEKKVGKEEERKEKKEGKEEEEGKEENGKGDGKNGGDEKEKENKAEVGKEAENKEVKKEDGKKEESLSTV, from the exons ATGCCCAAAAGAAAG GCTGCAGGTCAAAGTGATGTGAAGCAAGAG cCAAAGAGAAGATCAGCCAGATTGTCTGCT atgcCTGTGCCCATTATACCAGAGTTGAAACCCAAAAGATCATCAACTTCAAGG AAAATTACCGAAAATGATATGATGGGAAAAAACATAGATACAAATGCCAAAGCAGTTGTTGAAGACAAACAAGATGAAGTTGTTGAAGCAAAGAACAATGAAAATGCTGAAAATGGAGAAGCCAAAATTATAGAG GTACCAGTTCCTGCAAAAGAACTTggggaaataaaagaagaaaatatcaaagaagatgaagaagagaaagaaacagtggcagcagaaggaaaaaaagatgaaaaagatccAAAAGATGAAgatcaaaataaagaagaaaaaggagaagatggaaaagaagaccaagatgaaaaagataaagaacaagATAGAAATGAGGACAAAGACACAAATGAGAAAGGAGAAGATGGAACAAAGGAAGACCAAAAAGAACAAGAGGGTAAAGAGCAAgagggggaagaaggaaaagggaaaaaagaagatggaaaggaGGACAAAGATGGAATAAGCAAAGGAGATGATAGAGAGGGggaagacagaaaagagaaaggagatggAAAAGATGATGAAGATGGTGAAAAGGAAGAAGACAGACAAGAAAAAGATgataaagagaaagatgaaacagaggaggaagatggaaaaggcaaagaagatgaagaagaggaggaggaagatagaAATGAAGATGAAGgtaaaaatgaggaagaaaatggaaaggacagtgaagaagatggaaaagatgaggaaggaggaaaagaagaagaagcaaaagaagaagaaaaagaaaaagaggaagaagaaggaaaagaggaaaaagaaggaaaagaggaaaaagtaggaaaagaagaaggaaaagagaaaaaagtaggaaaagaagaagaaagaaaagagaaaaaagaaggaaaagaggaagaagaaggaaaagaagaaaatggaaaaggggatgggaaaaatggaggagatgaaaaggaaaaggaaaacaaggcTGAAGTTggaaaagaagctgaaaacaaagaGGTcaaaaaagaagatggaaaaaaagagGAGTCTCTGAGTACTGTTTAA